In Cupriavidus basilensis, the following proteins share a genomic window:
- a CDS encoding ferritin-like domain-containing protein, with amino-acid sequence MSDALATPSRTSEASTEAKAAAVVAALAKAEIDQADHAMRNWTDPEPGPVRIGSPQHLRMFCNMLLQTHNPYKPAVIDWPRLDPDALRRVTSLPIWDIAVQTEGRASVRVQAFADTVTAPLLRSALEMDGGEEARHKVVLSKLVEAYGIALAPEPEYRPPADVEWGWLVTGYSECIDSFFAFGLFAAAKRSGFFPAELVETFEPVIQEEGRHILFFVNWAAWYRRNLPWWRRPLYTLKVMRVWAFLIWERVGIARGIDADGVAKDANFPMNSTSSLAEALSPRAMIELCLAENDRRMAGYDPRLLRPETVPKLARLARRLLR; translated from the coding sequence ATGTCAGACGCGCTTGCCACACCCAGCAGGACCAGCGAGGCGAGCACCGAGGCCAAGGCCGCCGCCGTGGTCGCTGCCCTCGCCAAGGCCGAGATCGACCAGGCCGACCATGCCATGCGCAACTGGACCGACCCCGAGCCCGGGCCGGTCCGCATCGGCTCGCCGCAGCATTTGCGCATGTTCTGCAATATGCTGCTGCAAACCCACAACCCCTACAAACCCGCCGTCATCGATTGGCCCAGGCTTGACCCGGATGCCTTGCGCCGGGTGACCTCGCTGCCAATATGGGATATCGCGGTACAGACCGAAGGCCGTGCCTCCGTGCGCGTGCAGGCCTTCGCCGATACCGTGACCGCCCCCCTGCTGCGCAGCGCGCTGGAAATGGATGGCGGCGAAGAGGCACGCCACAAGGTGGTGCTGTCGAAACTGGTGGAAGCCTACGGCATCGCCCTGGCACCCGAGCCTGAGTACCGCCCGCCAGCTGACGTGGAGTGGGGCTGGCTGGTCACCGGCTACAGCGAGTGCATCGATAGTTTTTTTGCCTTTGGCCTGTTTGCCGCGGCCAAGCGCTCAGGCTTCTTCCCCGCGGAACTGGTGGAAACGTTCGAGCCGGTCATCCAGGAGGAAGGCCGCCACATCCTGTTCTTCGTCAACTGGGCGGCATGGTATCGCCGCAACCTGCCCTGGTGGCGGCGCCCGCTTTACACGCTCAAGGTGATGCGGGTGTGGGCCTTCCTGATCTGGGAGCGTGTTGGCATTGCGCGCGGCATCGATGCCGACGGCGTGGCCAAGGACGCCAATTTCCCCATGAACAGCACGTCCTCGCTAGCCGAAGCCCTGTCGCCGCGGGCGATGATCGAGCTTTGCCTGGCCGAGAACGATCGCCGCATGGCCGGCTACGATCCGCGCCTGCTGCGCCCTGAAACCGTGCCCAAGCTGGCCCGGCTTGCCCGGCGCCTGTTGCGCTGA
- a CDS encoding helix-turn-helix transcriptional regulator, translating into MPPHDDDAVQLAQAGRPAPLVETRVYQPEREWHRHDYHQVLFGLDGACELEIGGHLHRLAPCGGLIVPAGERHDFLGLDGNRQLVLDMPPGSLALPAALMDRPTAFAITGGWSERVRRLATPPQAASSRQHHWQLAAALAADLAQALGLSGRAQPTHFPLARVDAYLRQHLDAPLRADQLAAQFGWSVRRFHTLFCDAFGDTPHRYQTRLRLDQAARLLADRAQPLADISLALGFPDQTTFTRSFTQRFGMPPGAWRAGLGMANIALPASR; encoded by the coding sequence ATGCCGCCGCACGATGACGATGCTGTGCAGCTGGCGCAGGCGGGCCGGCCGGCGCCGTTGGTGGAGACCCGCGTCTACCAGCCGGAGCGGGAGTGGCATCGCCATGACTACCATCAGGTCCTGTTCGGCCTGGACGGCGCCTGCGAGCTGGAAATCGGCGGCCACCTGCACCGGCTCGCCCCCTGCGGCGGGCTGATCGTGCCCGCGGGGGAGCGCCACGACTTCCTGGGGCTGGACGGCAACCGGCAGTTGGTGCTGGACATGCCGCCGGGCTCGCTCGCGTTGCCGGCCGCGCTGATGGACCGGCCCACGGCGTTTGCCATCACGGGCGGCTGGAGCGAGCGGGTGCGGCGCCTGGCTACGCCGCCTCAGGCAGCCAGCTCCCGGCAACATCACTGGCAACTGGCCGCCGCCCTTGCCGCCGACCTGGCGCAGGCGCTGGGCCTGAGCGGCCGCGCCCAGCCCACGCATTTTCCGCTGGCGCGAGTCGACGCCTACCTGCGCCAGCACCTGGATGCGCCGCTGCGGGCCGACCAGCTCGCGGCACAGTTCGGCTGGAGCGTGCGGCGCTTCCACACCCTGTTCTGCGACGCATTTGGCGATACGCCGCATCGCTACCAGACGCGCCTGCGGCTGGACCAGGCCGCACGCCTGCTGGCGGACCGGGCCCAGCCGCTGGCGGATATCTCGCTGGCGCTGGGCTTTCCCGACCAGACCACCTTTACGCGCAGCTTCACCCAGCGCTTCGGCATGCCGCCGGGGGCATGGCGTGCGGGCCTCGGGATGGCGAACATCGCCTTGCCGGCATCGCGCTAG
- a CDS encoding glycosyltransferase, giving the protein MFVLSLISLAIWCVLLAGRAGFWRVRKPGPAPAPAQWPEVVAIIPARNEADVIGGAVASVLGQDYPAALRLVVVDDHSTDGTAELARSAAAALGKADALTVITARDLPAGWSGKVWAQSEGLAAADKAAPGAGWVWLTDADIHHGNGVLARLVARAAHEQRDLVSLMVRLRCASWWERLIVPAFVFFFAKLYPFARVNNPRSGVAAAAGGCMLARRAALARIGGFAAIRGELIDDCSLAACIKQGGSIRLDLADDSISVRPYDDWRSLWDMIARSAYTQLHYSPLLLAGAVAGMVLTYLAPPLLALGGGLRLWPAWAAWLAMALAYAPMLREYRQPLWLAPLLPVTALFYLGATVDSARRYWLRKGGQWKGRAQAPQRG; this is encoded by the coding sequence ATGTTTGTGTTGTCCCTGATCTCGCTCGCCATCTGGTGCGTGCTGCTTGCCGGCCGCGCCGGCTTCTGGCGAGTGCGCAAGCCCGGCCCCGCGCCCGCGCCCGCGCAATGGCCTGAGGTGGTCGCCATCATCCCGGCTCGCAACGAGGCCGACGTGATTGGCGGCGCCGTGGCCAGCGTGCTGGGCCAGGACTATCCCGCAGCGCTGCGGCTGGTGGTGGTGGATGACCATAGCACCGACGGCACCGCCGAGCTGGCGCGCAGCGCCGCGGCAGCGCTGGGCAAGGCGGATGCGCTGACCGTGATCACGGCACGCGACCTGCCGGCCGGCTGGAGCGGCAAGGTCTGGGCGCAGTCCGAAGGCCTCGCCGCCGCCGACAAGGCAGCACCCGGAGCCGGCTGGGTATGGCTGACGGACGCCGACATCCATCACGGCAATGGCGTGCTGGCCCGGTTGGTGGCGCGTGCCGCGCATGAGCAGCGGGATCTGGTGTCGTTGATGGTGCGGCTGCGCTGCGCATCGTGGTGGGAGCGCCTGATCGTCCCGGCCTTTGTGTTCTTCTTTGCCAAGCTCTACCCCTTTGCACGGGTAAACAATCCGCGCAGCGGCGTGGCGGCGGCCGCTGGCGGCTGCATGCTGGCGCGCCGTGCCGCGCTGGCCCGCATTGGCGGATTTGCGGCAATCCGGGGGGAACTGATCGATGACTGTAGCCTGGCTGCCTGCATCAAGCAAGGCGGCTCGATCCGCCTTGACCTGGCCGACGACAGCATTTCCGTGCGCCCCTACGATGACTGGCGCAGCCTGTGGGACATGATTGCCCGCAGCGCCTACACCCAATTGCATTACTCGCCGCTGCTGCTGGCCGGCGCAGTGGCCGGCATGGTTCTCACCTACCTGGCGCCGCCCTTGCTGGCGCTTGGCGGCGGCCTGCGGCTGTGGCCGGCATGGGCCGCCTGGCTGGCCATGGCGCTGGCCTACGCGCCGATGCTGCGTGAATACCGCCAGCCGCTCTGGCTGGCACCCCTGCTGCCGGTCACGGCGTTGTTCTACCTCGGCGCCACGGTCGACTCCGCGCGCCGCTACTGGCTGCGCAAAGGCGGCCAGTGGAAGGGACGCGCGCAGGCGCCCCAACGGGGTTGA
- a CDS encoding DMT family transporter, protein MPSSRLSVPGSAAWLSSLAFVLIWSTGFIVGRAIVPVAQPSLFLLARFSLAAVLFAAVAVAGAARWPVLREVPRHLLAGALLHGSYLGGGYWAIAHGLAPSAMALLGALQPLLTALLAIPLLGELPSRQGWGGLALGSLGVVLVVAPATLASAPSPVSPWVVLVAVISILSITMGTILQKTSIAAADLRASMAWQNVGGAFVAGALAWLLGESHWQPGMALWSALAWATLVLSGLGTYLLVRIVRRGQAATAASLMFLAPPLAALQAWLLFGDKPGGLQLLGLLVAGIGVWLCQAAQGAGTPRKTRHAAAR, encoded by the coding sequence ATGCCGTCATCCCGCCTCAGCGTCCCCGGCTCGGCCGCCTGGCTGTCCAGCCTGGCCTTTGTCCTGATCTGGTCGACCGGATTCATCGTGGGCCGGGCCATCGTGCCGGTGGCCCAGCCCAGCCTGTTCCTGCTGGCCCGCTTCTCCCTGGCGGCCGTGCTGTTCGCGGCCGTGGCCGTGGCCGGCGCAGCGCGCTGGCCAGTGCTGCGCGAAGTGCCGCGGCACTTGCTGGCGGGCGCGCTCCTGCACGGCAGCTACCTGGGTGGCGGTTACTGGGCCATTGCACATGGCCTTGCGCCGTCGGCCATGGCCTTGCTCGGCGCCTTGCAACCGCTGCTGACCGCGCTGCTGGCAATCCCGTTGCTGGGGGAGCTTCCGTCCCGGCAGGGCTGGGGCGGGCTTGCACTAGGCTCCCTGGGCGTAGTATTGGTGGTGGCACCCGCCACCCTGGCCAGCGCACCCAGCCCGGTTTCGCCGTGGGTGGTGCTGGTGGCGGTCATCTCCATCCTCTCCATCACCATGGGCACGATCCTGCAAAAAACCTCGATTGCCGCGGCCGACCTGCGCGCCAGCATGGCCTGGCAGAACGTGGGCGGCGCCTTCGTGGCCGGCGCGCTGGCATGGCTGCTGGGCGAGTCGCACTGGCAGCCGGGCATGGCGCTTTGGTCGGCGCTGGCCTGGGCCACGCTGGTGCTGTCGGGCCTGGGCACTTATTTGCTCGTGCGCATCGTCAGGCGCGGGCAGGCTGCCACTGCCGCATCGCTGATGTTCCTGGCGCCGCCGCTGGCGGCGCTGCAGGCCTGGCTGCTGTTTGGCGACAAGCCTGGGGGCCTGCAGTTGCTGGGCCTGCTCGTTGCCGGCATTGGGGTCTGGCTGTGCCAGGCCGCCCAGGGCGCCGGGACCCCTCGCAAAACCCGCCATGCCGCCGCACGATGA